The following DNA comes from Babesia microti strain RI mitochondrion, isoform 3 complete genome.
CTATTTGACATAATTATTGTACAAATAGTTAGCTATAAGTGTTTACTTAGCATGTCCTAATCTAATGAAGTTCTGGTTTATTGTTTAGATTATTAACTGTAAAGTACATAATGAACAATATAATGACACTAACATATAGATGGCCCTTTGTTCGGTATTGCATGCCTAGTATGTAACATAACTATAGCGTTAAGATGTATAGTAATAGTATCTTAATGATAAATAGCATTGTTGAACCTATACTACATAATGCATTCCATGACCAGACTTCGTCTCCGTAGTCAGGTATTCTTCTTGGCAATGTTGCAAAGCCTAAGAAGTGCATTGGAGTGAATGTCAACAGTATTGCTAATACCATAATTGGAACTAGTACTATCAAACATCTGTTAGTGATAACTACTTCTAACATTAGTCTTTGTGTAAATGCAATAAATGCCAATAGAGCAAGAATTGCACCAATACTTAAGACGAAGTGGAAGTGAGCTACCACATACGCTGTATCGTGTAAAGACACGTCAATACCTGCATTGCCTAGGACTACTCCAGTAGTACCACCTAGTGTAAAGGTAACTATGAAGGCTATGACTATCTGTATTATACCAAGATATCTATTGACTACAGTACTTTGCAAAGTACATATCCAATTGAATATCTTGTTACCAGTTGGCAACGCGATCAAGATTGTAGTAGTAGTAAAATAACTTCTAGTATCTACTTCTACTCCGGATGTATACATATGGTGTACCCATACAAGACATCCAATTATCGCTATAGATGCCATTGCTATAATCATAGTCTGGTTACCAAACACCTCTTTGGAGGTAGTACAGGCTAAGATCAAGCTAATGATACCAAATGCTGGTAATATTAGTACATACACTTCTGGATGTCCAAAGACCCAGAATAGATGTTGATACAATATTGGATCACCTGCATTTGTAGGATCAAATAGCATAGTGTTATAGTGCCTATCAGCAAGAAGCATACATAGTGCTGCTGTTAACACTGGTAATGTTACTAACAATAACACAGATGTTATATAGATAGACCAAGAAGTTGGTAACTGTCTATCTAACAGCATTCCTATACACTTCAAGCTGTTAAAAGTGCAAACAAAGTTAACACTACTCATAACGCTTGCTATACCTGATATAATCAATCCAGAGATTATCAAATCTACACTAAGTGTTGTAATGGATGTACTTAAAGGAGGATATAATGTCCATCCTGTACCTCCACTTACTTCACAATAAAGTGAAGAAACCACAAGAGCAAATGCCAATGGCTGTAATAGTAAACTATACAAGTTAGCTCTTGGGAAGACAACCTCGGGAGCACCGACCAGTATGGGTAGTAGGTAGTTACCTATACCTCCAAACAGGCCTGGCATGATGTTGAAGAATATCATGATAACGCCATGTAAGGTGAAAGCTAGGTTATAGATATCTACTATATCAATAGCTATGAACCTATCTCCACTACTACCTAGCTCTCCTCTAATAATTAGGCTAAGGTAAAAACCTACTATGCCAAATATATAGGATAGCCAAAGGTAGCTAATACCTACGACTTTATGGTTAGCACATATTGATGTGAATAACATTGCCTTGAAGGCTCATAATGTCATATAACAATGAGTGCATTCGCTCATACGTACATAATATCTTATGGTCCTATAGTACACCACAAGCATATTATCTACTATAAAGTGATGTACATACACTCACTGCACTACAATATACCTACATGTTAATCCATGTTTTGTTTTGGGTTAAAGAAACATGTATGGTAATTGATAGTATACATATCACAATACTAGCATCGTGCTGGATTGAGAACCAATTAACGGAGGAAGTTTATGCTTCTTCAATAGGTACGATAGGCCTCGTTTTGTATACTGTTACGGTCTACAAAGCTTCAAGAGTCTGTGAAAGCTTCTAGCTTGATTGACTATTTGCTAGCAGTTAAGACTAACAGATATGTCTAACGCAGATTGTGTACATACCAAAGCAGCTTTATATGGTATTCACTGGGATATGTGGTACTCAGACAAAGATGACTCTCTACACATATTCTGAGGGATAGTTAGTGCTACAGTTATAGACTAGCTAAAACAGTTGGTAAGTATAGTTAAAAGACAAACACTGATAAGTGTTTTGGATAACTAGATAGTACGCACTAAAGCTATGAAGTATTAAAGATATCTAAAATAGATAAGAATACCGAAATAGCAGTGTATTGTTATTTGCTTAGTCTAGTTACAACGATAACAGCAAACAACAGTGCGCT
Coding sequences within:
- the cox1 gene encoding cytochrome c oxidase subunit I (precise initiation codon uncertain) produces the protein MTLWAFKAMLFTSICANHKVVGISYLWLSYIFGIVGFYLSLIIRGELGSSGDRFIAIDIVDIYNLAFTLHGVIMIFFNIMPGLFGGIGNYLLPILVGAPEVVFPRANLYSLLLQPLAFALVVSSLYCEVSGGTGWTLYPPLSTSITTLSVDLIISGLIISGIASVMSSVNFVCTFNSLKCIGMLLDRQLPTSWSIYITSVLLLVTLPVLTAALCMLLADRHYNTMLFDPTNAGDPILYQHLFWVFGHPEVYVLILPAFGIISLILACTTSKEVFGNQTMIIAMASIAIIGCLVWVHHMYTSGVEVDTRSYFTTTTILIALPTGNKIFNWICTLQSTVVNRYLGIIQIVIAFIVTFTLGGTTGVVLGNAGIDVSLHDTAYVVAHFHFVLSIGAILALLAFIAFTQRLMLEVVITNRCLIVLVPIMVLAILLTFTPMHFLGFATLPRRIPDYGDEVWSWNALCSIGSTMLFIIKILLLYILTL